The Candidatus Thermoplasmatota archaeon nucleotide sequence ATATGCTCAGGCTGTAGCAGAGCTAACGAACTTACTAAAAACTGCAAAATTATGGCATGTCTTGAAGAGAAGGGATTACAGCATTGCCTTAAATGTGCTGAGAGATATAAAAAGGGCAAAGTATGCGAAATTTATTCAAGCGCTCTAAGGCATTGCCCTTTAAGAATATCATTTCTGAAAGCAATAAAGTAAAAAATTATCTCCACTATCTTCCTAATCTTTTTCTAAGCTCGCTTGCCTGAAATGTTTCTGAATAAAATAATCCGAAAACGTTCACGAAGATAGATAAAAATGAAAATTACAAAAAGTAGTATTCTATAGCCAAGGAGGTACAATATAAAACCCAATCCTAAATATCTTAGAGTTTTCCCCGTCACTCAAGTCCCTATCTG carries:
- a CDS encoding DUF3795 domain-containing protein, with the translated sequence MISGCGYACSECYLYITKICSGCSRANELTKNCKIMACLEEKGLQHCLKCAERYKKGKVCEIYSSALRHCPLRISFLKAIK